The following proteins come from a genomic window of Pyxidicoccus sp. MSG2:
- a CDS encoding helix-turn-helix transcriptional regulator: MEQRLATIIGNAVRAARQRLELTQADVAERVGIATEVYGRLERGHMLPSVRTLRKLCLVLNCSSDVLLGMAGVEGAPALAEDPPEYRERPEVRRLLRTVRKLDAPRLRLLGQVAHALEN, from the coding sequence ATGGAACAACGACTGGCAACCATCATTGGAAACGCGGTTCGCGCGGCGCGGCAGCGGCTGGAGCTGACCCAGGCCGACGTGGCCGAGCGCGTCGGCATCGCCACCGAAGTGTACGGCCGCCTCGAGCGCGGCCACATGCTCCCCAGCGTCCGCACGCTGAGGAAGCTGTGCCTGGTTCTCAACTGCTCGTCGGACGTGCTGCTCGGCATGGCCGGCGTCGAGGGCGCACCCGCGCTGGCGGAAGATCCGCCGGAGTATCGCGAGCGCCCCGAGGTGCGCCGCCTCCTGCGCACCGTGCGCAAGCTGGATGCGCCGCGCCTGCGACTGCTCGGGCAGGTGGCGCACGCGCTGGAGAACTGA